The sequence TGCAGGAGGTCAAAAAGTATAAGAATGCGTCCTGCGATGCGGACTCCAAAACGCGACCATTAGTCAAATAGAGTGGGCCGAGAGATAACTTATCTATAGTTTATACGCGGAATAATTGTGAATTGTGCGAGCGAAGAGATTACTATGAGTGGTTGAATTAGTTTGGCAAAATAGTTTTAAACAACACTTGCGATAGAATTCTTATTTAGGCTAAATTATCTTTAGAGTATCAAATTCGTCATTTTTAGAGTGTAAGGATTATGCTAATTGTGTATTTCACGTCTGGTCAAATGCATTTTCTTGAATGTCCTAACACTGAGATTTAATTCACGCCACACCGTTGCACAAATTACAAACCCCAGACCCCGGATCCTGCATGCTTCTGGTAATTTGTGCATTCTTACTACCCAAAGCTCAAATGTTTCAACCTTTTCTATTCAACCCGCTTTTCCCCGACGTCCTTATCCGATCCGCCACCTAGGCATCCATTTTACAGCCCCGCAGTACGAAATGGCCCCGCAAGCATCTACCGGCACACTGCCACTGAAAGCGGCTCCCTTCGATCCGCGCTTTCCGAACACGAACCAAACCAAGTACTGCTACCAGAGCTATCTGGATTTCCATCGCTGCGAGAAGGTGAAGGGCAAAGGGGCCAAGGTGTGTCAGTACTTTAAGGACGTGTACTGCGATCTGTGCCCGAACGCGTGGGTCTCCAAGTGGGAAGACCAACGCGCGGAGGGTACCTTTCCGGGAAGAATTTAAACGCGGGTGGTGGTGTTGAAAGCGGCGCTGCAACGTTGGTCGTTCACCGGTTGAGCGGCGCACTAGACTTTGTTTAATTGGGATTGTTTTAAGAGAACCGTTTGCTGCCGCTTCTATGCACTTCCCCCACAGATCAGTTTGACAAAATTGGCATTgggttgaaaattgaaaatccgaATTGTGAATTCGATTGGAAACTTTAAATTGGTTAGTTCTATGTGGCTTGGATATCATGTAGTTTCGTATTGACAAACGAACACATATTCATGTGCAAAATAAACTGATCCAGAAAATAGTGAAGAAAGGCGTTTTATTGAGTATTTCTGTCAATCTGTTCTTTAGGTCAAAGTACGATAGGAATTTAATGTCGATTGCATatgattttgattgttttttttattccagtGGAGGTTTTTATTTATTGTGATTTATAAGAATTTAACGACTTGCAATATGGGAATTTTGTTTTATAGTTTGTTTAATGGTTTccaagggccctccttagcggtaagatgcgcggctatgaAGCAAgagcatgctgagggtggctgggttcaattcccggtgccggtctagtcaatttgcggtttggaaattgtcttgacttccctgggtataaaagtatcatcgtgttagcctcatgatataggtacgagtgcaaaaatggtaacttggcttagaagcctcgcggttaataactgaaGGGCTGAATGaatactaagcagcgaggcgggaatgtcccagtgggggatgtagtgccaataagaaaaagcctattccatttaattaaaTGGAAAGGACTTGCGACTCAAGGAgaaatttacaatgtttaagaaGTTTTGGAAGTCCTTCGACTCTTAGAGAAGCTGTTCaggattgaaaataatttcaatgtaACTAATGGAAAACTAGTgaggggttagaagcagagggtgtgagtgacattttggtcaaatttgAGTTACATACGGCGTAAAATTGTTTGGTTTcagagctttgcggcaatatattGATATGATTTGTACGTTGTTTTTAATGTGAAAATTCACGGAgatttctaggattttttcaaatgggcgtaattgattttgacctttgtttttggaacggcgattgtgcgcttcattcaaactattttcgTCAACTGATGTGCCCAGCAGAAAGAATGGATTCACatctatctggtagtaacgTCAGCTGAACAAAATATGTTGAATAGAGAGAGTATTAGCCGTTTCAAATTTTAAGGTCAAATAcaattacgcctatttgaaaaaaaaaaaaccctagaTTAGTattttttgaacttccatacaatttgtatgaaacgaaaaaatatcgaaaaaatgtgCACTCATTTTTCCAACACTGAGTtattgtcacttacacccctttgcgtttggCCCCCTGTATTTAAACTTATGTAATATTGACTCTTTTTCTCTTGATGTGAATTATAATTTTGTGAATTGTAGGATGCTttcgattatttaataatttgtcaATCACTTATTTCAgaggttgaattttaaaacgtattgtatggtggacttttagttcAATACTTTGTCTTCAACTCAGCCCAGCAGTTCGTTATTTGAATtctacttgtttttttttcaattttattagtaCCTATAAATAACTACAACTAGCGCTTTAACTATTCAACTAGTGGAATCCAAACAACTGAGAAAACACCGCGATAAATGTTCAACaaataacacattttgaaatacaaCATTAGAAAGAAATGATTGGCAAACTGCTAAATGAGCTGTCATTTCCTTTGAGTAAAAGAAGCAATctgaaaaaacaattttattttcaatcgtATTTTCGATTTCAGTAATCTCAGTTGAACATTTCACGAATTTCTTTGATTTCAGCGTTTGACTCACTGTATCCAGTTTATGTTTCCATTTCGTAAAACTTTGAACTACAAAAGTGTTGAAAATGAAACTAATTTTTCTGCAAATGCTGACTATCTACAGAAAAAAGCTGACGAGCGAATTTACTGGAAGGAAACTTTATATAGCATCCAACCAAGTTTGGAACAAGAAAATTGAAACAAGGAAGATTAAAGGCTTTTGCAGAAAATGGAACAATCGGATtcgaaagtgaaaatttattttaataaactaaAGATTAGCCTATTCTAATTGGTTGTCCTGGAAAACTGGCGTTGGACGCTGAACTTCTCCAATTTACTCCAGTAATCTTCTAGTCCAAAAAAGCTCTTGGTACCCTTCGGCAAGTGGAACGAATTCCGCTTCGGTGGAACTCAGTGCCACGTAATTCTGCTTCCCGGAGTCCCATATAATGACACCGCCTGATAATAGTAGTAGGTAACCGGAATTTGATTTCCGATCTCGGCCCAGTCGGCATCGACGAACATTTGTAACCCCTCATCAGATGAACCTAGGTGTAGCTTGTGGTCACTTGTTGTTGATAAGTAACGCAGTACTCGTTTCGCCTCGTTCCAATGGAAGCGCTGACAGCGATATCCGGCCTCGACTGGACCGAACAGCAGATCTCCGATTAGGCTCAAATAATTATTGTTGCCTGGCAGCTGATCCATCTCCTCCTTATGTTGGAATTGGAAGTAACCCGGGTCAAGAGGGGTCTTCTATGGTTTCGCACTATCCATGTTGAACCGTAGAACGAGCTCCCGGATGTACGCGACTTTTCAACCTCGATTCTCAGGAAATGGCGAATGTTTCCAGGTTCGACACGGTGAATTTGAGAGTCAGCTTATGAAAATAGACTTGAACTCCTCGGTCTGGGTAACAATGAGCATATCATCGACGTAGATGAGGCTGTATGCCATATTGCCGTTTCTCTTGTGGATGTACAGCAGTGGATCTAGCTTGGACTGCTGGATGGCCTTGAAAACGGTATCCACCGTTCGGTTCCACACGCGCGCGGACTGTTTCAATCCGTATAAACTGGTTTTCAAACGACACACGATGCGATTGTCGCCGGTAGAGCACCCCTCTGGCTGCCGCACGTAAATCGTTTCCTTCAGGTCAACATTAAAATACGCCGTTTTAACATCCACGATGGACTTTCTCCGACTAGCAACGACGGTCAGTGAAGTGCAAAACGTTACTTGTTTTGCCACCAGTGCAAAAACTCCGTAGAAGCTGGTGCCGTACTTCTGCGTGAAGCCCTGTGCTACGATTCTCGACTTGAGCCGTACGATGGCCCCTTTCTCATCGTCCTTCATTTTGaacatttatttgcattcaaTGGCTTTCTTGTTCGGAAAAAGTTGAACTAGCTCTCAGGTCTTATTATCCATTAAAGCATGAAACTCTCCATCCATGGCGGTTTGTCACTGTTCCGCAACTGGACTATGCATTGCTTCCGTTGGTGTTCGAGGATTATCAGAACAGCTAGACGAATATCTGCTTGCATTCAGACCTTGCCGCGTAGCACTAGGACCGAATTGATTCACCAGGATCGGTTGACACGGATGGATCTGTGGAATGTTGGTGCAGCCCGGCCGGTGCGCCTCAACATCTTGCGTGACACGGGTGGATATGAAGATTGTTTCGAGAAGAGCGCATTGATGGTCACGCGACTTGTTCCTCtgaatcttgaaaaaaatctctGCCACAGCTGGTTTCAACTTGCGAAAAATACTTCATATCAGATTCACGTTCAGCTCCAGAATCGATTTCTTCATCACCGAATTCTTAAACGAGTATTTCATTCTGCAGATACCGCCACTCACCGGAGCCGTGACCTCCGGATCGTAATCCAGGTTAACGTAGGTCTTCACTCGTTGTTGCTAGTGGTTGGAACTGGTTGAATACTTTCAACAGCTCAGGTTCGGACTTCTGCTTGAGAAAGTAGTGATGATAAGAACTGCACTGTTgtaatctgagaaagtgacgTAAACACcaatttacaacatgcatgttttgcatttttctgttaaagaactCGATGAGTACTGCTCGTTaataccatttttggaaaatggcgtatacgtcactttttcagattacggcagtgcagAGGAAAACTTTCGGGATAACACCTTGAAAATAATAACTGAGTTGGTTGACGTCCAGATCACGAATGTCCCCAGTTATAGCCAAACCTGAGATTTCTAACGCCATTATCATCGGTTTGTAATCCTTTGGAAGTCCTGTGAGGAGCAGAAGAGTACCGACCCACTCTTTAGGAATATCGAATCCTACTCCACGTAACTGGTGTGCGAAGGAAATGTGAGCAACAGAGGACACACGCGAAGTGGAAATCACGTAGGGATTTGGGAAGAATCTAATTAAAACACGGACACTTTAACGATAGAGAAATTAGCTTACAATTCACGTCTACTTCGGTTGGTTAACAAGATAGgacaaacaaattttcactgcACACTTCTCTGCTTAGCGCATTGCATATTCTTAATACTCCTCCTCAATTGTGGGCCTCTTGCTTCTCACCAAACAATCCCAATTTTTCTGTAAACTGGTAGTGCTTCACTAGCCCTAACTGTTTCGTCAGTATATCAGCATTCATCTCGTTCGTAGGACAATACTTCAATATAATTTCGCCCCGGTCACATAAATCTTTCACGAAATGATGTTTCGTCTCGATATGCTTCGAGCGTTTCGTTGATCTCTCAGACTTTGCGAAGCTAAGGCAACCTTGGTTATCTTCATTCACTTCGGTCGCTGTCTTTTGCTTCACTCCAAAATCCTCAAGCAAACGTCGTAGCCAAATTACTTCTAGACACGTCTCAGCAAGTGCTACGTACTCCACTTCCATCGTAGACAAAGTTACACATTCCTGCCGGCGGCTTGCCCAGGACACAATTCCTCCTCCGTAGTATACTACTATTCCGGTTGTTGACTTGCGTGTACCCTTATCTCCAGCCCAGTCAGAATCAGAGGATGCAACTAGCTCGTTGTTACATACTCCTCCTAGTCGTAGTCTCCATCCTTTGGTGCCTTTCAAGTATCGCACTACTCGTTTGGCAGCTGTCCAATCGAGAATAGCGGCACTCGTCATAATATCAGGGCGTGCACAAACAGCAATGTACATTAGTGCACCCACTACACTTCTGAACATCGTTCCGTCCTCGAATGGTTTGCTTTCTGTCTCGTCTTTGAGGTAACCTTGATCCATCGGAGTTTTTGCCATCTTCGCGTCTTTCAGCCCCACTTTATCTATTAGCTTGTCAATGTTGTTTTTCAGGCTCACACTGTAAACTCCGTTCGTGTTTTCCACTTCCAACCCAAGAAAATACTTCACATCTCCTAGGCACACGATCTCAAAATGGTTACTTAACTCTTCATAAACACTATGTATCTTCTTCTCGCTGCGGTATCCCATGAGAAAATCATCGACATACACGATCAAATAAACCTTCTCTCCGTTTCTCGTCGCCACATACAGGCAAGGGTCAGCTGAACTTGACTTGAACCCCAAGCTGGATAACACACTGCTTAGTTTCTGGTTCCAGCATCTGGCGGATTGTTTCAGGCCATAAATGCTTCTGCGGAGCTTGCAGACAAACTCCTCCTTTCCTCGAACTTCATATCCAGGAGATTGGCGCATGTAGATTTCCTCCTGGATATTTCCGTATGAGTATGCTGTTCGAACATCCAGATGCTTCAACACTAGCTTTTGTTGACTAGCCAATGTCAGTAAGACTCGAAGTGAAAGATGTGGAATATATGTTGCGATAAGTATACATATATGAGCAATGGAAATGTGGTAACCACCTGCTCCTAAATCTCCATGGTCGAGTTGCCGTCTGCAAAGTCTAAAGAGACTAAGGGTAGCAGCTTTACGAATCTACTTAATCGCCGTAACGCCTACGCGAAGCAAAAATTCACCTGTTGCAGCAATGACTACCGACTGTACAACTGATTCTTGAAGATACGGCGAATATGTTTTACGGGTGCAAAGAGACCTACGACAAAATTCAAAAcgattcttttctttttttgacTCAAAGAGAACGGAGAGTAATCTTCCGTCATTAAATATTTTATCCATTAGGACGACGTTCTGTCAAATGAATTTCAAACCAAAGAATAAACAAAACCTGGCGGAAGATTGAAGAGTGTAGAGAAGCAAAGGTCGCAAAGGATTGGCCATAAACCATAGCTGCAGCAGTTGTATGTTCCGTCAACTGTATTCGACTCTAGGAAATAAAGTAAAACGCTTCTGCAGACAGGATAAGCTGGCATGGGTGGAGTATCTAGTCGACAAAGGGGAGAAAGTCGCAACTAACCGCAATATTCGTCTCCACTACGATATGTCAAGACCTTAGAGTGGACCAAGTTTGGATTCGTCGATGCCATTGTAAAACGCGAGAGGGCAGAGACCTACCGATCCCACTGATCTAGCAGTTCAAACAACTTTCTACAGTTCATGATCCACCAAGGATGCAACGCATTGCATGCGTCATCTTCGAGGCTTTTTAGCAATCATCATAAGTATGCATTTCAACAAGGCTTCCGGGCAACAAGACTGATCTGAACTGTGAAAAATGGCTATTTTTCCGGTCTACTGGATGTTGGGTGTTTTAGTAAATATAACTAAAAATGGGGATCTGATTGTGAGATATTGAGCGAGGCGTAATACTAGATTGTTctcaaaatttaaagtttttgaACGCAATTTACGTTTCCTATCGTGCACGGTATGTGAGTCATCTTCGCTATACATACTGTGTGGTTGGACTGTTCTTCGGCCTGCTAAGCTATCCTAAACCGGATACCGGAGAAAGAAGGCTAACGGATAACTCTACGGCAGCAGTATGCAGAATTCCAAAGGAAGATGGATcatggaccatattgtcacgctccacaGTTTGAGTCGTACAGACGTGTTTTAATAAATGAAACTGTTAGTTTTCGTTCTTTCACCTGCCTTATCTATATAAGTAATTGTTCCTTCATAGGTTATGCGCGCCATGTGCGAAGGTCAACACACGGAATACCACAATTCGATGTTGGATCTGGATTTCGGAAGTGGAGCTACAGAGTGAAGATGTTTTTGGATTTAGCTGGCGTGTTGAACATTGTAACGAAGAACCCTCTGATGCCGAAAGCTAAACGAGCGAAGTTAGATAAAACGGATAGAAAAGTCAAGGCCCATGTCATAAGTTCTTGGCAAATGGAAATACTGAAACTTGTTGGCGAGTACCTCAGCAAAAGGGATGTGGAAGGCGCCTAAAAATTCATTCGCTAAGAAGTCCGTTAGCACTCAGTACTTACTCTGGAAGCATTGAAACTGGAAGAAAGGAAGACCGTGTCTTCGAAGATCTCATCATTTAACTGAAGATGGCCGGTGCAAAAATTAATGAAGCAGATGCGATGATCTATTTTTGCAAATTCTTCCGGATTCGTATGACCCATTAGTGATGGCTTAAGAAATCTCACCCTGCAAATAGTCACGTTTATTGGCTGAGGAACTGAGGTAAACCCAACAACAACAAGATTGTGTAAGGACATTTACAGCAGAGTTTTcggaaacaaaatttgtaaaacCCAAGAAAGCCTAAGGAAAATGCCACAAATACGGAAAGCGACGGACATTCCAAGAGAGGCTGTATGTACTAACGGAACAATGAACCAAATGTTGAAACGTAGAACGCAGTAGTTTTCACAATATTCTAATGCGAGTGACCATTTGGTAAACCGGCAAGACGTGTTTTATGCGTGTAAGGAGTTGTGGCAAGcattgattatcaacgtggcTATATACTAAGAAACTTCATATGCAAAGATTTTTACATAGTTAAAATACTGGATACAACAATCGAGAAACATCAATTTGCATGGAAGACGCTCTACCTTTCTCGGAACAACAAGACAATCGCCTGTCTTTACACCAGAACAGCACAACAGCCTTCCACTTTACACCAGAACAGCACAAGCCCGATGTAG comes from Armigeres subalbatus isolate Guangzhou_Male chromosome 2, GZ_Asu_2, whole genome shotgun sequence and encodes:
- the LOC134210797 gene encoding cytochrome c oxidase subunit 6B1-like yields the protein MAPQASTGTLPLKAAPFDPRFPNTNQTKYCYQSYLDFHRCEKVKGKGAKVCQYFKDVYCDLCPNAWVSKWEDQRAEGTFPGRI